The Candidatus Nanosynbacter lyticus genome window below encodes:
- a CDS encoding ABC transporter ATP-binding protein yields MMNDPSTRIKLTNVTKRFGFGDAEQVALDNVNLEVKKGEFIAIVGPSGCGKTTLLNILGLLDHPSEGEYYLDNKPVEDLTATHHATIRSRDIGFIFQHFNLIPRLTVIDNVALPLTYKGISKTKRLQEASRILRNFHLGEREYYLPHQLSGGQVQRVAIARALVNSPSIILADEPTGNLDSKSSHIIMEELSDIHRRGNTIIMVTHNPELLSYASRVISMLDGRIDTDTHHIKKIFKQKLGGDDQPATPVSSTPTHTVAAKDTKDESEEKGEKVEKAEPTKTTPEKPTTEKAAPSATPNKPADPVKSPDDLPPKRPLGAASAKATTKTVKADSDHSKKSIDSDAAKTAAPSTEKKPAPKSDKADDAKTDAAKSTKKPVKKERKATKKS; encoded by the coding sequence ATGATGAACGATCCTTCAACGCGAATTAAACTTACTAATGTAACCAAACGATTTGGCTTTGGTGACGCCGAGCAGGTGGCGCTGGACAATGTCAATCTCGAGGTCAAAAAGGGTGAATTTATCGCCATCGTCGGCCCGTCCGGCTGCGGCAAGACGACCCTGCTTAACATCCTCGGGCTGCTCGACCACCCGTCAGAGGGCGAGTATTACCTTGACAATAAACCAGTCGAGGATCTGACGGCAACCCATCACGCCACGATTCGTTCGCGCGATATTGGCTTTATTTTTCAACATTTCAATCTCATCCCACGCCTGACGGTGATCGATAATGTTGCCCTGCCGCTCACCTATAAAGGCATCAGCAAGACCAAGCGCCTCCAGGAAGCCAGCCGAATCTTGCGCAACTTCCATCTGGGCGAGCGCGAGTATTATCTGCCGCATCAGCTATCTGGCGGTCAGGTTCAGCGCGTGGCAATCGCCCGAGCACTGGTCAACAGCCCATCAATCATCCTGGCCGACGAGCCGACCGGCAACCTCGATTCCAAGTCCAGCCACATCATCATGGAGGAGCTGTCCGACATTCACCGCCGAGGCAATACGATTATCATGGTGACGCACAATCCAGAGCTGCTGTCCTATGCCAGCCGGGTGATTTCTATGCTCGATGGGCGCATTGATACCGATACGCACCACATCAAGAAGATCTTTAAGCAAAAGCTGGGCGGCGATGACCAACCAGCAACTCCGGTGAGTTCAACGCCGACGCACACAGTAGCCGCCAAAGACACAAAAGACGAGTCAGAGGAAAAGGGCGAGAAAGTAGAGAAAGCCGAGCCAACCAAAACCACTCCTGAAAAACCAACGACCGAGAAGGCAGCCCCATCTGCTACTCCCAACAAGCCAGCTGATCCAGTGAAATCGCCGGATGATCTCCCACCAAAGCGGCCGCTTGGCGCTGCTTCAGCCAAAGCAACCACAAAGACTGTTAAAGCTGACAGCGATCATAGTAAAAAATCAATAGATTCTGACGCCGCAAAAACCGCTGCTCCGTCGACCGAAAAGAAACCCGCCCCTAAGTCCGATAAAGCCGACGACGCAAAAACCGATGCCGCCAAATCAACCAAGAAACCAGTCAAAAAAGAACGGAAAGCTACGAAAAAGTCATGA
- a CDS encoding bifunctional phosphoglucose/phosphomannose isomerase has product MLDDKNLLAQRDPGSTRTSAVAVTMQTDFAAEVESPATPSEVANVVLAGMGGSALAADMVKVLTADRIMVPLEVVKGYQLPNFVNEKTLVIAISHSGNTEETMSCYQQAREHGCQLAVMATGGKLFMAAEADNLPRVRVPSGGQPRMSTIYHLRGLLKLLSQFEVIDDSLYHAVATSGVWLKDQLSQWAEDVPTADNYAKQLALKLVGSTQVFYAGELTWPLAYKWKISFNESAKNVAFWNQYPEFSHNEFIGWSSHPVDKPYKVVDFRSSLERPRIRERMELTDRLLSGMRPKAEVVELQGKTLLEQLLWGLALGEIVSIYAGILNGVNPEPVALVEQLKRELS; this is encoded by the coding sequence ATGCTTGACGATAAAAATCTTTTAGCGCAGCGCGATCCGGGCAGTACACGAACGAGTGCGGTGGCGGTAACGATGCAGACGGACTTTGCGGCTGAAGTGGAGTCACCGGCGACCCCTAGTGAGGTGGCTAATGTGGTGCTGGCGGGTATGGGCGGTTCGGCGCTGGCGGCAGATATGGTCAAGGTGCTGACGGCGGATCGGATTATGGTGCCGCTTGAGGTAGTGAAAGGCTACCAGTTGCCGAATTTTGTGAACGAAAAAACACTAGTTATTGCTATCAGCCACTCGGGCAACACCGAGGAGACGATGAGCTGTTACCAGCAGGCTCGTGAGCATGGCTGCCAGTTGGCGGTGATGGCGACGGGCGGGAAATTGTTTATGGCGGCCGAGGCCGATAATCTGCCGCGGGTGCGCGTCCCGTCGGGCGGCCAGCCGCGGATGTCAACGATTTATCATTTGCGTGGGCTGCTGAAGCTGCTCAGTCAGTTTGAGGTGATTGACGATAGTCTGTACCACGCGGTCGCAACCAGTGGTGTGTGGCTGAAAGATCAGCTGAGCCAGTGGGCCGAGGATGTACCGACGGCGGATAATTATGCCAAGCAACTGGCGCTTAAGCTCGTTGGTTCGACCCAGGTGTTTTATGCGGGCGAGCTGACATGGCCGCTGGCGTATAAGTGGAAGATTAGCTTTAACGAGTCAGCGAAAAACGTGGCGTTTTGGAATCAATATCCGGAGTTCAGCCACAATGAATTCATCGGCTGGTCATCACATCCGGTCGATAAACCATATAAGGTCGTGGATTTTCGGAGCAGCCTTGAGCGTCCGCGAATTCGGGAGCGGATGGAGCTGACCGATCGGTTGCTGTCGGGTATGCGCCCGAAGGCCGAAGTAGTCGAGCTACAGGGCAAGACGCTGCTCGAGCAGCTGCTGTGGGGGCTGGCGCTGGGCGAGATTGTCAGTATCTATGCGGGCATTCTCAACGGTGTTAATCCAGAGCCAGTGGCGCTGGTGGAGCAGCTAAAGAGAGAATTGTCGTAG
- a CDS encoding ABC transporter permease, with amino-acid sequence MKMLLNNHFENATESLKSNKVRTYLSIFGIMVGIASITIILSLLTGTSRLFGDQSAKISDTTALIRSGSEARPDSLLSLSSGHAAQMVNTLTEQDAREIAKATDNSAAPLATFRTNISTPDGKTKLERTTVIGSSGELAKLASLKLREGQFIDEANGVVIGKQLSIDLFGTEKSLGSVLKLRGETLTVVGVLDEPETAPSYLGVDFNRSIILPLAVSKKFTQNTAQIQQILITADNGTALQAKIDAAKKVLAQQHQGDTDYHTLVGQAITAPNSHLVNALSTAMAVIAGISLLVGGIGITNIMLVSVAERQREVGIRKAVGATNRTIVAQFLIESAIIGLFGGILGYVIGLGASFLLGMYLPFTPVLEWQAAALTIGGALIIGMLFGIYPASRAAGKDPIESLRH; translated from the coding sequence ATGAAAATGCTCCTCAATAATCACTTCGAGAACGCGACTGAATCGCTCAAGTCAAATAAAGTCCGCACCTACCTATCGATTTTTGGCATCATGGTCGGCATCGCCAGCATTACTATTATCTTGTCGCTGCTGACCGGCACGAGCCGCCTATTTGGTGATCAATCCGCCAAGATCTCTGACACCACCGCACTAATCCGGTCTGGCAGCGAGGCGCGGCCGGATTCATTGCTGTCACTCAGCTCCGGACACGCCGCCCAGATGGTGAACACACTGACCGAACAGGACGCCCGAGAAATTGCCAAGGCGACCGACAACAGCGCCGCACCACTGGCAACGTTTCGCACGAATATATCAACACCGGACGGCAAGACGAAGCTAGAGCGCACCACCGTTATCGGCAGCTCGGGCGAACTGGCCAAACTCGCCAGCCTCAAGTTGCGCGAAGGACAATTCATCGACGAGGCCAACGGCGTCGTGATCGGTAAACAGCTGTCAATTGACCTATTCGGCACCGAAAAATCCCTCGGCAGCGTCCTCAAGCTCCGCGGCGAGACGCTCACGGTGGTCGGCGTCCTCGACGAGCCGGAAACTGCGCCTAGTTACCTCGGTGTTGATTTTAATCGCTCTATCATCCTGCCGCTGGCCGTCAGCAAAAAGTTCACCCAAAACACCGCCCAAATCCAGCAAATCCTCATCACTGCCGACAACGGTACGGCGTTGCAAGCCAAAATTGATGCAGCCAAAAAAGTTCTTGCCCAGCAGCATCAGGGCGATACCGACTACCACACCTTGGTCGGCCAAGCCATCACCGCACCAAATTCACACCTAGTGAACGCGCTCTCAACAGCCATGGCGGTTATCGCCGGCATCTCGCTACTGGTCGGCGGCATCGGCATCACTAACATCATGCTGGTTTCGGTCGCCGAACGCCAGCGCGAAGTCGGTATCCGCAAAGCCGTTGGCGCCACCAACCGCACCATCGTCGCCCAATTCCTCATCGAATCAGCCATCATCGGCCTATTTGGCGGTATTCTTGGCTACGTTATCGGCCTCGGCGCGTCGTTCCTCCTCGGCATGTACCTACCATTCACCCCGGTTCTCGAGTGGCAAGCAGCCGCCCTGACCATCGGCGGAGCGCTGATCATCGGTATGCTCTTTGGCATCTATCCAGCCAGCCGCGCTGCCGGCAAAGACCCGATCGAGAGCTTGCGCCACTGA